Within the Syngnathus scovelli strain Florida chromosome 6, RoL_Ssco_1.2, whole genome shotgun sequence genome, the region GGCTGCATACAGATAGGAGGGAGGTCTCCAAACATGGCAACCATCACCTGCAGGAGGCTCACCAGGTCACACTTCCCCTGAGAGAGTGCCACGAAAAAGTCAGCTTATCCTATGCACATACTGCAAACCTCTCACGTGTGCTGCTCACCCGCTTCCACTCCTGCAAGTACGGAAACAAGACGTCACCATTGCTGGAGACGTAGTTTCCCCGCAGGATCATCATCTCCCTCGTGGGCCTGACGTAGCAGATGGGGGCTGACTTAGGGTAGGACTCCTCGAGCCACACACATATGGGGATGTTATAACTTCTCTCTAACAGAATGCCAGGAACAGTTAGAATATTTATCACCGATCGTACAATGCTTTATTGCACCTGATAtaaaatgtgaaattattaCCTTTATAAAGGATGGGGATAGTTCCTGTTAGACTCATCAAGACCTTGGTGGTTCCATCACTGTAAACTATAAAGAAGGAACACGAGTGTTTTAAAGCCCACGATTatcaaagaaaaatgaatctttttttgtgtgtaagcTCCTTACTGTATTCATCCACCACTGGAACAAGGCCTTTGAAATGGAGCAATGCAACATGTATTTCATCAGCCACATGTTTACAAAGATAAGTCTGTGCAACGGAAACAAGCATACACTCAAAAGAGAATAATAGGAATGATAGGAATAGGAATATTTTTCTCACCCTACACATACAATATTATGTTCCCTTACCTTTGGCAGCATTTTCTTTATGGtgtttttgcaggttgtcatgattgtgtgtgtatctaaaaacaaaaaatatgtcTTGCCTTGTCTGTAGCTCACCAACACTCACTAagctttgatttttctttccGTGTGCTTAAGGGCAAGAACACAACTTTATGGACCGCCTCAGAGCCAATAAGAGAACAGCATAATGATAGTACAAACACGTGACTTATCTTAACCATAATATAATAATTAGGTTTTATGGTTCAAAATAACACTGTTCTCTGTTCCGTGACCCATTAAATGAACATGTTTGTTACATAGAAGGTAATTTCTTTCAATAAATAAAGAGTATGTTTTACTACTGTTGTCTGCTATCGTACGTGAGTTTTAAGTCTTGATCAAAGTAATTCTTGTGTTTTTAACCAACTTACTAACAACTGTAGGTCAACTCCCAATTTTACACAAACTTACAATGACAAAGTTGAATTGTGGATATTAAATATAAGTTGTTGAAGAAAAAACAATAATCCATCTGTAATTTGGTAATGTGTttaattgtttgttgttttttaatttgctgTTTTTAGTTATTTACAGTTGTGTTTAGTTAaatgttgtgttttttaaatggcTGTTGTGTTGATCTattttttgtcatgtttttttaatttgctgttgtagtttttgatttgcttttagtTATTTTCTCTTGTGTTCTGCATATCAGGGACTCTGTACGACAACGTTATTTAGTACAACAATAATGTAACTGCAAACTTATCCTTTTGATGTGAGTTGATATTCCATCTCTCGCCTGTAGAAGGTAGCAAATTGAAGACAACAGAAAGGCATACACAAAAATGACAAGACTATCATAACATAACATGTTTATCATAACATCTTTATTCCTGCCCTGCaacacatttgacattttttaaagagTACATACATCTTAAATAGCTAAACAGCCAACATTTTTTATAAATTCCAAACACACTTTCATTCAATAGTGTTCAAGGGAGAGAGAAGCCCTTGATACAATTGTAAGTAGAGAAGTCCAAACCTCTACAGGTCTGTACAAGTCATTTTGTGACATGTATTCTCGGGGTTACTGGCTAAGTATCCATGCGGCAACGATATGAGACATTCTAAGACGATGAGAATTTATGCATAGATTTGTGGAGTTGTGGCATTATTATGGATTTGCTATACAGTATAAAGTTTGACAGGGCAACAACAAGCATTTAGGACGAGACAAAGGTTCCATCAAAATGTTTCAGAACAACAGTTTGAACCAAATTAATTTTAAACAGACTTTTAGCTGAAAACTTTCAGATGACACATTCACAGTTCATACCCTTCATTCGAGCAAAAATGAATGGTTAATAATTACTTAGCTTTCGCACTGCAGCATGGTTGTTCCTGCTATTTATGACTTGTCCTTTGTAGCGGGGAAAAAAACGTGACCTCACCTCCAATGTAAATTGAAAGCAGTTTTATGTTTACTCTGGGTATGAGTGGGATTCATAAACCAATAGAGCCACTAAATAAACTAACTAAATGTAATCAAGCAAGAGTGAGGCAATTTGGCTTTAATTGGCAATACACTACCAAAAAATTCATTCTTTTAGACACACTTCAAAATGTTGCAGTTTTACCTTCAGGATCTGTACAGCGCATGCCATGTCTTAACCCAATGCTTTTTCTGTAGTTGCACACAAAGTCCAAACTTCTCCTGTGCATATGGAATAAGCTACAAAGTAGAAACAGGTAAGCGCAGTCTTCTGAATAAAGAGGCAAATGAATGCAGCAGTCGAAAACACAAGCGAGTTAACACTTGAGAAACAGCGACGCACCTCATGATCCAGCATTCATTACACATATTAGTCACTCACATTCATGTACAGCACACATTTTGAGGTTTTTGAGGGTAGTGGAGTGTGTGGGAAGTTTAAGCATTCTAATGTGGGTGTTACACTCTGCAAAGGgtgacactttaaaaaaaacaacaactctgcATTGGGGTTAAGAAGCAGATTAAAAAGCATGTTAAAAGCGCATGAAACGATAATAGAAAGTTGTTTTCAAAAGAAA harbors:
- the zgc:123278 gene encoding tumor susceptibility gene 101 protein isoform X2, with the protein product MTTCKNTIKKMLPKTYLCKHVADEIHVALLHFKGLVPVVDEYIYSDGTTKVLMSLTGTIPILYKERSYNIPICVWLEESYPKSAPICYVRPTREMMILRGNYVSSNGDVLFPYLQEWKRGKCDLVSLLQVMVAMFGDLPPICMQPHRRPAQTSCSLQFHKQSQVLSRTDGSLYLSLSTEDGQPVVQGNETSC
- the zgc:123278 gene encoding tumor susceptibility gene 101 protein isoform X1 — translated: MCRVRKIFLFLSFLLFSFECMLVSVAQTYLCKHVADEIHVALLHFKGLVPVVDEYIYSDGTTKVLMSLTGTIPILYKERSYNIPICVWLEESYPKSAPICYVRPTREMMILRGNYVSSNGDVLFPYLQEWKRGKCDLVSLLQVMVAMFGDLPPICMQPHRRPAQTSCSLQFHKQSQVLSRTDGSLYLSLSTEDGQPVVQGNETSC